cagtaatatgcattgctaagaaataATTCGGACAATTTTAAAgccgattttctcaatatttagatttttttgccccctcagattccagttttcaaatagttgtatttcggccaaatattgtcaacatttgaagtgcaTTTTCAAATCTTTGAAAATACTTTCATTacagttgtcctaaaaccaaaacatCCATTCTTaccttaggacaactttgattaacttttttaatccactttaaatatatatattaatatatatatagttatgaaAGAAACTGTCATTAATAAGAAATTTAAATGCCTCGACTGACCAGTCAGAATGAACTGTGTAATAAATCTGAACACCATCCATAGTAAATTCTACAAATCCAATCTGTTTTTAAGTGAAATGTGTAATAATTTAGAATACCACACATAACTTGTACCAATCAGatcagttttttaaataaagttcttCTGTACACAAAGAAGCACTGGCATTGAGAGTCAAGAGAACAAGAGTTTAATCTCAGACAATGATTTCAGGATGGACCGGCACAAACGAGCGCACGTTCATCGCAGTGAAGCCAGACGGAGTCCAGCGCAGGCTGGTCGGTGAAATCATCCGCCGCTTTGAGCGCAAGGGTTTCAAACTGGTCGGCATGAAGCTCCTGCAGGTGAGAGCAGCACTGCAGCATCCTTCATACAACAGTTACTTGGAGAATATATCATCTGCATGACTGCATTCATTCACGCCTGTAGGCATCAGAGGAGCAGCTCAGACAGCACTACAGAGACCTGAGGGAGAAGCCTTTCTACAACGGCTTGGTCAAATACATGAGCTCTGGGCCCATTGTTGCAATGGTAAGGAGCACAGACCCTCCAAAATATGAGttctgcattcatgctgttaTGTTTTTACCATCTTAAGACTTCTAATGGTATGTCACACTTATGTGTGTCTCTCTGTATGCTTTTATCAAGGTATGGCAAGGGCTGGATGTGGTCAAGACTGCCAGAAAGATGCTTGGAGAGACAAACCCAGCAGACTCTCTCCCAGGCACTATCAGAGGAGACTATTGTGTTGAAGTGGGCAGGttagtttgtgtgttttaaacaGTAGATAGATGGATGTATAGATAAAGCTgaagaaaatactgtttcagtgtttctgctttacaatttacaatttttgTTAAATTCAATTCCTGatgtaattatttgttaaattcttAGCACTAGTAAgttgtttcaaagtaaatatatattcaagGTATTAGTGTTTTCACGGTACCAAAATATCaatattcggtaccgataccagtgaaaatccacggttctcggtaccaatttcggtactaaagcaaaacacaaaaatacgctaattaaaaaaaaaaaaaaaccttttttgtcAATAAGGATAAAATcagtgccattctttatacttattttcaattgtttttaaagtttttctacaagtaatataattatgaaaaacagtaaacaagtttcacccaaattaaatttgtcttttaattaatgaaatgtaaacaaattttatttttggtaaataaagaggATTTGCTAttgaaattaaaacatggaagaaatattgtttgatttatttctttaaaaaataaaattgtataattctactaaataatagtaatatttctagcacaatgcctttatgtaaaaatgacttttatttgacgggttgctgtgaatacctttaaattgacactggttttactcaaatgaaacggtaaaatgcttgtgaagtgactcagaacagttctggtgatgttgttgatgtatttatgtcctcattgagacaaGCGTCAAGCGCTTCAGTCCATGTAGTAAgcaaaccattcattcattcacacagagacgcgcagaacacgcaggactcatatttcaaccaacttttgcggcttaacatttacaaatgctgGACCATATggaaatttgatttgattaatttatgctaactttgacgaATTCcttgactgtccatattaaaatgtaagtttccttttcatgactggattgtgagattccgtccgcgttttctgcttcgcggaaatcatagcactGTAGGCaacaagaaccgggttgaccgggtCCTCTGGACCACCGGTACTTCAAGAAACCTGGTATCGTGacactttcatttttttagtaccgagtTGGTACCGAAGTACTGGGTCATTTGATAACACTACAAGGTGTATAGATTTAAAGTATTATTCATTGATACGACTGTGTTGCATGAATTTATCTATAACTGTATTTACATGAATGcatacgtttttttgtttttgtttgtgtgttgtgcAGGAATGTGATTCACGGCAGTGATTCAGTTGAAAGTGCTCAGAGAGAGATCTCACTGTGGTTCAAGCATCATGAGTTGTTCTGCTGGGAAGAGTGTAATGAGCACTGGATCTATGCTTGAAACCAGTCGTATAACACTCACACAGTCTTCAGTACATACAGCTACTGCAGCTTCATCCGCTCCTTACAGAGAAAACTCTGCCCAAGCCATAAAGTGACCAAGAAATTGTAAAAAGAAAAGCTAGCTCGGTATGTTGACAGAGTAACCTGCATTTGTTTGGATTGCCTGAAATCCAGTTATTGGTCAAGCTATGTTGAATGTAATGGTTTTCTTACTGCTTTCTTTGCAAATGTTAAATCTTCACAGATATTCACTTCATTACTAATCTTTAGTAAGTCATGCACTACTCGAAGATGATTTATTTGAGGTTTTGAAAgatgttgtttacatttttacctCCAACTTTTAATGTGGAAATGCTTCTTGTCATCTTGATGCACTCTGTAAAATACTTGTATTCATCATGACCCAAAAGGAAGGCAATAATGAATGATAAAGAGCCAGCATGCTCTGAAAAATACTCACTTGAATATCCCTGAAATGCTTTCTTAGTCTAGTGGTTGGAAGTCAGTTGACCAAAGGGCGCCttactttacaaataaattattgctttcttcatttgtatttgtatgtatttattttgtgtaaactatACACAAGTTTGGgttttttaagatgtttaaatgtttgaaaaaaaaaaaaagtatttctcaagcattttaaggctgcatttacttgatcaaatacAGTCAAAAGAGTAACATCTTccaatttaaaatgtctttataatatattatttaatatatagaaataaatgtattcccatgatttcaaagctgaaatcAGCAGTCATAATCCtttagaaaatattataatatgtagaTTTAATctgaaattcatatatatatattttttttttggggggggggggggggggtaaatagagttcaaaataaaagtttatttaaaatataaatcttttgtaagattACCAATGTATTTTAGTTAAGCTCAATATTGATCAATGCATCTTTGAATAAAgatattttccttaaaaaattaaaaataatggtagagtatttttcactaaaatattttttaaacatgtataAAGTTTTGCTCTACCTACACATTGAAAGAGAATACTATGCAGACTTGACAGCATTTCAACAAATGATGGCACTGAAGGCAGAAGTATTCAGCACATAAACATGTTTATTTCTTAATACTTAACCACACAGAGAACACAGAGTGATGATTTACATACAATGCGACTGGGACGTCCCTCTCTTCCAAACCTCATCCAATTGAAGGCTTCGGTTTGGCTGTTAACCTCATTCTTAATCCCAAAAGGGAAGTTAGCAGAGCTAGTCAGCACACATCTCACTGAGAATGGAAAATGGATAGCTGCTAACGGTTGAAGGGATTTTGAGCTGTTTTGGTAAATAGCATTAGGACAGGTT
The nucleotide sequence above comes from Carassius gibelio isolate Cgi1373 ecotype wild population from Czech Republic chromosome B3, carGib1.2-hapl.c, whole genome shotgun sequence. Encoded proteins:
- the nme3 gene encoding nucleoside diphosphate kinase 3 isoform X1, giving the protein MGSERSLSDTEELADLTSTIESGWTGTNERTFIAVKPDGVQRRLVGEIIRRFERKGFKLVGMKLLQASEEQLRQHYRDLREKPFYNGLVKYMSSGPIVAMVWQGLDVVKTARKMLGETNPADSLPGTIRGDYCVEVGRNVIHGSDSVESAQREISLWFKHHELFCWEECNEHWIYA
- the nme3 gene encoding nucleoside diphosphate kinase 3 isoform X2, which encodes MIILCLTIFAYVFKTGWTGTNERTFIAVKPDGVQRRLVGEIIRRFERKGFKLVGMKLLQASEEQLRQHYRDLREKPFYNGLVKYMSSGPIVAMVWQGLDVVKTARKMLGETNPADSLPGTIRGDYCVEVGRNVIHGSDSVESAQREISLWFKHHELFCWEECNEHWIYA